The window CCTTATTTTCTGTATTCCACCTCTCTATGAAAACTTCTCTGCTTACTTCACCAGTCTCATTGCAGATGACACCTGGAGTTGGAGTTATGGACAGGGGGATTTCATCGAATATTGGAGTGCCTTCCAACTCCTGCTAGAAGGGCAAAATCCTTATTCCCCGCCACTCATGCTAGAAATTCAGAAAAACTTGGGCCCACGGGGAGAGCCGATGATGATGTGGAATCCTCCCTGGCTTCTCATAATGTTCGCTCCTCTCTTGAGCTTCGAGTTCTCCTTATCAGCAAAAATCTGGTCAATAGCGAACGTTGTTGCGTTTTGGAGCGTTCCACTTTTCATCATTCCAGAGAAGTCAAAGGTCAACGCGCTAATCCTACTTGCTTCTTTTCTTTTTATGCTCTGTTTCCCACCTTTCTGGATGGGTCTTAAGCTCGGTCAGATCTCAGGGTTTCTCACCCTCGGAACTGCGCTTTACTTTCTAGGTATAAAACAACGAAAGGCTAGTTTTCTTGGATTCTCTCTTCTTTTTCTTTCATTAAAAGTTCAACTATTCCTCCTTCCTCTCACCCTTTTTGCTTGGTGGATATTGAAAGAAAGATCGTGCCGCAAATTTATTTTGAGTGCAGGTCCCTTATTAGCGCTGATCATAATTACCTTGGTTGTGGCACCCAACTCGCTTTATGCGTGGGTAAGCACCATCGGCAATCAACACACTATTGAAGGTGTTCAGGCTCCAAATCAGTGGATTACCGCATCTCTATCAAGCGTTACGAGCTACTATTTCTTCCCCGATGGATCGCCATTTCGACTATTTTTCTCTCGTCTCATGTCCTTACTCCCCGTGCCGATATTGTTCGGTTATCTCGTCATACATCAGCCATTAAAAATCTCTGATGGCTTCATTTCACTCATTGTTCTTCTCTCTGTCGTCCTTAGCCCTTTTTGTTGGTTTTTTGATAATTCGATACTTATAGTGCCATTCCTTGCGCTCTTTCACCTGAAGACGAACGACTCAGACTCTCCAAGCACTCTCGTACTTTTTCTCTTAAGCTCACTACTAGCCGTAACGTTTTATCTTTCAGAAAAGTTTATTTTTCACCATCAGCTTTTTTGGTTCGCGCCTCTCTTCCTGATTCTCTTGATGTCTTATCTCAACACCGGCAAGAGATGCATCATCAGTGACCACGAGTAATTTCTTTTCATTCCTCCACAGCCAGACCATCAACATGAAATGAGTGAGAAGAGGTATACCCGCATAAAGCTCTAAGTTAGCGACAGAGTCATCGTGAACTAAAGTGAGTACAGAACGAGACACGCTGTCCATACAGCAAAAAAGTCCGAAGAGAAAAAGTGGAAGGGCTTTATTATGTGACTCCTTTGCCATAACAACTAGCAACGGCACCAAAAGACTAAAATAGTGAACCCATGATATCGGGGAAATAATGCATGAAAGAGCAAGGAGAGTTACATAACGCGATTCGCGAGCAGCCCGATAAACAGCCAGAAAAACGGCGATAGCAAGTAATCCCATTATGCCAACTTTCACACCAGGGAATTCTGAGGAAACAGCTTCAGGAAATAAAAGATTCGGGACTCGCCAGATTGAAATATTGTATTGGTGCTCTCCATATATCCTTGAGACATGGGGAAGTACTTCAAAAAAGTAACTTTGGATTGAAGAGATTGAAACCCAAAGACAACTCAGAACAAAAAGTGTAATCACCGTATAGAGGGCGCTTCGAAGTGTCTTCCATTCCCTCTGGAAAAATAAAAATGGCAAAAATAAGATACCGATAAACTTGATACTGATTGCTGCCCCAAGCATGATTCCTCCATAGAAGTACTCACGCTTTTGTTGATAGTAGAAATAGAGGGTAAGAAACAAACACGCAATGAGACCAAACTGCCCACTTGCTATATCAATTTGGATTGGGTCCGCACTCAATACGAGCAAGAAAACAAGAACATACCGCGTCAATGATAGACGAAGATTAAATATCTTTGTCGATAGAAAAATGATTGCCGTGAAACATCCAAACTCAATCAGAGCCCACAAGACATAGGCGACTTGGGGAGAGACCCAGCTCATCCAGAAAATAAATGGAAAGACCGTGGGCGGATGTGGCGTAGCATGTCCGTGCTTATACCACAAAAGCGTCTTGCCAAAGTTCATATCAGAGCCAAGGTTCATATCAGACATAGCATCATGAAGGACGCTAAGAGAACGGTACGGATCCAGCCCTGCCTTTACTGCATGTGCAAAGAGATAATCTTGATAGTTATCTGTGGCTTGAACAAGATTCGCATCACCAGCGATTGCAAAAAACGTTTTTAGGTGAATCGGCAA of the bacterium genome contains:
- a CDS encoding DUF2029 domain-containing protein, giving the protein MNRSHKAVFYAFVCLLILILLPIHLKTFFAIAGDANLVQATDNYQDYLFAHAVKAGLDPYRSLSVLHDAMSDMNLGSDMNFGKTLLWYKHGHATPHPPTVFPFIFWMSWVSPQVAYVLWALIEFGCFTAIIFLSTKIFNLRLSLTRYVLVFLLVLSADPIQIDIASGQFGLIACLFLTLYFYYQQKREYFYGGIMLGAAISIKFIGILFLPFLFFQREWKTLRSALYTVITLFVLSCLWVSISSIQSYFFEVLPHVSRIYGEHQYNISIWRVPNLLFPEAVSSEFPGVKVGIMGLLAIAVFLAVYRAARESRYVTLLALSCIISPISWVHYFSLLVPLLVVMAKESHNKALPLFLFGLFCCMDSVSRSVLTLVHDDSVANLELYAGIPLLTHFMLMVWLWRNEKKLLVVTDDASLAGVEIRHQENQEERREPKKLMVKNKLF
- a CDS encoding DUF2029 domain-containing protein; this translates as LIFCIPPLYENFSAYFTSLIADDTWSWSYGQGDFIEYWSAFQLLLEGQNPYSPPLMLEIQKNLGPRGEPMMMWNPPWLLIMFAPLLSFEFSLSAKIWSIANVVAFWSVPLFIIPEKSKVNALILLASFLFMLCFPPFWMGLKLGQISGFLTLGTALYFLGIKQRKASFLGFSLLFLSLKVQLFLLPLTLFAWWILKERSCRKFILSAGPLLALIIITLVVAPNSLYAWVSTIGNQHTIEGVQAPNQWITASLSSVTSYYFFPDGSPFRLFFSRLMSLLPVPILFGYLVIHQPLKISDGFISLIVLLSVVLSPFCWFFDNSILIVPFLALFHLKTNDSDSPSTLVLFLLSSLLAVTFYLSEKFIFHHQLFWFAPLFLILLMSYLNTGKRCIISDHE